CCGGCATCCGGTCTTACGGCCAGTGAGAGTGTTTGTATATCGCGGGATGCCCCGTCAGGGAATATGATCAGATGTTGATCCGCGATCGTATTTACTATGGATTACATGCTATAAATACATCAGGATGTTTCCACACCGCGGAGATAATGGGCGGCGGTGACTCCGCCGGACGCGATTTCCCGGATCTGATTCTTGAGTTCTTTTGGATTCTCCCCTTCCAGAGCCGCAGTGTAGAGGGAGATCATTCTGCGCACGTATTCCGGGGATCTGCCGCGGGCGTCAATGGAGATGACGGACACTCCGGAACGGGCGAGTGCTCCGATGTGCTCAATTAAGCAGATTTCTGCGGCGTTCAGGATATGACTGCAACAGTTTGGATCGGTTCTGACCCGGAAGATTCTGTCGGTTGCGTCTTTCAGTGCCCATGACTGGTTGCAGCTCCGGCAGCCGAGTGCGGTTGCGGGAATACAGTTGCGGGTAATCATGACCTCAAGACTTCCCTGCACGATGACCTCGGTCTTCGGCGGGCGGGTGTAGGCGGCAAGGTGTTCTATGAGGGATTTGATCTGTTTTCCGGAAAGTTCCGGCGAGAGACAGATCTGACGGCAGGTTTTGCCGTATACGATTGCCGAGCGGGCGTTGGTGATGTTGAGACCGGAACCTCCGTACTTGGGGATGCCTTTGATCTCTTCTGCGATGCCTGCACCGTCCACCATGATACCTGCGGCGGATGCGGGGAGTTTTGCAAGGGTTTTGGCAAGCTCTTCTTCATGCAGGATTCGCGGGAGTTTGTAGATGACCGGGGTGTCGTAAATTTCCTCGGTGCCTTCATAGACAACCTGCCCGGCACCGGCAGAGTGGGCGGCTTTGGCGGCGACGATGGAGTCGGTGTAAATCTGAATTACCGGTTCGGTCTGTTCGGGAACAGCAGTTCCTTTGGAAACGAACGGCCGGTGCGTCCGGACCGGAGGAGCGGTTACGGCGTCGCTGCATGCGGCAAGGAATCTGCGGCGGAGGTCGTTGATAGCTCCCATGGGAAGGAATTTCGTGCCGTCATAGTTCATGGAGATGCTGCGGATGACAAATGGGGTGCCGCCGGTTTTGCGGATCTGCGCTTCGAGGGCTTCGGCGGTGACGGGGCGGGTCTGCGCATCCTGCAGGGGTGTTTCACTGACAACGGCAGCTCCGTGACCGATGATTGCGAGGTGACCATTTTCGTTTACCCCGACGGTGATATCCAGCGGTATTTTTCCCTGTGGCTGACGGGAAAGGATGGCAGCTGCTTTTCGTTCGGTTTTCATTCTGCGGGTGATCCACAGTTCGCTGCCGACGAGGACTTCCTGCGGTGCGGGAATTTTGTAGGCGTCTCCTTCCGGGAAGAGGTAGGGTTCTTTGTTGAGGGCAAAACCTGTTTCGCGGCCTGCGAGCCGGAAGACGAGGCCGTCTCCGGTGTCAGGGATCGGGCCGTCGATTTTTACGATGACTTTGCCGCGCCGGTCGTCAACGCCGCTGACAACTCCTGCATAGACGCCACGGTTGTCAGGTTTTTTGGTGTTGATGAGCGTTGTGCCGCGATCGCCCATGAGGTAGCCTTTGGTGAATCCCCGGTTGAAGGCGAAAGCGAGATCTTCCATGGTTTCCTGTTCCGGTTCAAAGTCATTCCCTGCGGCAATGGTGTCAAGCGCACGGCGGTAGGCGTCGGTGACGATGGCGACGTATTCAGGGGTTTTCATGCGGCCTTCGATTTTGAGGGCAGCAACGGGGGCGGCGCAGAGTTCTTTGAGGTACGGATAGAGGCAGAGGTCGCGGGGCGAGAGGGGATAGTTTCCCTGAGTGGGGACGATGTCGCCGTCGGCAAGAAGGGTGTAGGGTTTTCTGCACGGCTGGGCACACATGCCCCGGTTGCCGCTCCTTCCGCCGATGACGGAGGAGAGGAGGCACTGGCCGGAGTAGGCGTAGCAGATTGCACCGTGACAGAAGACTTCAAGTTCTATGCCGTATTCTTTGGCAACCCCGCCGATTGCGGCAACGTCTTCGAGAGGGAGTTCACGGGCGAGGACGACACGGGAGATGCCGTGTTCGGCGGCAAACCGGATGCCTGCGGTGTTGTGGATGGTCATCTGGGTGGAAGCGTGAAGCGGCAGGTCGGGAACGACTTCACGGGCAATGCTGAGGATTCCCTGATCCTGTACAAGGACTGCATCAACGCCAGTTTCGGAGAGAAACGTTAGGTACTCGGCGATTCCCGGCAGCTCGTCATCGGTGGCGAGGGTGTTGACGGTGACATAGACTTTGACGCCGTTTGTATGGGCGTAGAGGACGGCCTGGCTGAGTTCGGCGCGGTCAAAGTTTGCGGCGTACCGGCGGGCACCGAAGGCTTTACCTCCGAGGTATACGGCATCGGCTCCTGCGGCAACGGCCGCTTTGAGTGCTTCGGGGGATCCGGCAGGTGCAAGGAGTTCGGGAACAGACGGCATAGGTGTGGGGTAATGTTGGTTGTACAAGAGGTTATAGGTTGAGGAGGAAACGGCGCTGCACCTTTATTCCTGATCATCCCGCGATTCGCACGGCAGACCCGTGCTCGCCGCTTCGCGGGAAAACACCGAACACGCTGAAATTTTCCCCATCACCCTCAGGAATAACGGTGCAAAACGGTAGTTCCGCGTATTTGATAATCCTCCGCACCAAATCAGTCAGGTACAATGGCAGACGTAGTTTTAATCTCCGGCAGTCCCCGTGCGAACGGAAACACCGAATACCTCCTCAACGTATGCAAAGAAGCAATCGAATCCGCCGGCCTCACCGCAAAAGTACTCACCCTCCGGGGAACCCCGATCCAGTCCTGTATCGCCTGCGGACAGTGCGGAAAACTGGGCCGATGCGCATTAAACGACGGACTCAATGATATGCTGCCCGACATCCGCGAAGCAGACGGCTTCATCGTCGGCGCCCCCGTATACTTCGGAACCGCCCGCGGCGACGTAATGAACCTCCTGCAGCGTGTCGGTATGGTTTCGCGTGCAAACGGCGGCTGGATGTCCGGCAAAGTCGGTGGCCCGGTCGTAGTAGCACGGCGCGGTGGTCAGACCGCAACATTACAGGAAATGCTGATGATGTACTTCATCTGCGGCATGACCGTCCCCGGCTCAACCTACTGGAACATTGCCTTTGGTCAGGCCCCCGGAACCGTTGCCGAAGACGAAGAAGGTATTGCAACCATGCGGACGTTTGCGGAGAACGTCGCATCTCTGATTCAGAAAATTCGCGGATAACCCCGCAGAAAAATATCCGCACCGCACCCGCGGGAACAGTATGTACGTAATAGAAAACAGAAAAAAAAGTCCGCGGGGTTTACCACCCCCCAGTACCTGCGCCGGGATCCCGGACTACTTCGTAAAATCCAGCCGGCTCCACCACTTCCCGGCCGGCTTCGCCGCCGACTTTTCCCCGGCCTCGCGGCTCTCCTCCAGATTAAGCATATGATGCATCACCCGCACCTCCTTTTTCACCTCATCCATACTGCGCAGAAGCATATCCACATTCTTCTGCATCCGCACAAACTCCTTGAAATCCCGTTTTGGCGCAGGCGGCATCTCCCCCTTCTGCTCCGCCAGAAACAGTCCCGACTCAATCAGCCGGAGCACCGCCTCATTGCGGTCAATGTCCTGTTTCTTCGCAAACAGATCGATACGCTCCGAAAGTTCGGGATCCAGCGTGAATGATAACCTGAGTGCCATCTCTACTCTTTAGATAGGTGCCAGTCCCTGATGTAGTTAACCGTTGTGAGGACGTTACTCTGCGATGCTGCAGTGTTGCTCACGCTGCCGGAACACAGCCCGTTGCGAGCGCAAGAATCTGCTCCACATCCAGGCACCCCTCCAGATGCCGGGCAAGGACTGCATACGGATCGCCCGCTTCGCTCACCGGCGTATAGGCAACCTTCTTCTGCTCCGCAAGATATCCTACCAGCGCATCAACCATCCCAGCGTTTGCAAACAGCCCGTGCATATACGTCCCGAAGATAAGCCCGCCCGCATCAACCGCTCCTTCATCCGCAAACGCCGTCCTGCCGGAAACCGTACTCAGTCCCGAATGAATCTCATACCCTGCCGCATCCTTCACCCGTGAAAGAACCGGCCCGAACCCGGACGACTCCCGCCTCACTTGCCGCGTAACCTTATCGTAACGATCAAACCGCGTCGTAACCGGCAAAAGTCCGAGACCCGCATACTCCGCAACCACATCCCCCTCAATCGCATTATCAATGATCGATTCGCCCAGCATCTGATACCCCCCGCAGACACCGATCACCGGCCGGTTCGTCTTCGCATACGCCCGCACCTGCTCTGCCGCCCCGGACGACCAGAGACACGCAAGATCACGCACCGTATTCTTCGTACCCGGAAGAATTACCGCATCGTAGGAATCAAGCTCCGTCCCCGGCAGTACATACTCAACCGACGCAGCCTCCTCAAGCAGCGAAAAATCCGTAAAATTTGCAATGTGCGGATAACGGATAACTGCAACCCGCACCTCCCGCACGGCCGGGACCTTATCACCGAGCGACAGCGAATCCTCCTCAGGAATCCCAAGCTTCAGCCAGGGCACCACCCCCAGAACCGGAACTCCCGTCAGCTCCTCAAGGATTCTTCTGCCTGACGCAAACAGCTCCGCATCCCCGCGGAACTTGTTGACCACAATTCCCTTCACCAGTGGTCGCACATCATCCGGCAGAAGTGCAATTGTACCATATACCTGCGCAAACACCCCGCCCCGTTCAATATCCGCAACAAGAATAATCGGAATCCTCAGCCGTTTTGCCAGCTGAATATTTGCAATATCGCGATCGTAGAGATTCACCTCGGCAGCACCCCCTGCCCCCTCCACGATAATATTTGTGTACTCGGTCTTCAGCCGGTCATAGGCTGCAACCGCCTCGTTCAGCAGAAACTCCGTCTCCTGATAATAGTCCCCGATCTTCGTATCCTTCCAGGGTTTACCGAGCAGTACAACCTGAGAAACCGAATTACCCTTTGGTTTGAGAAGAACCGGATTCATCTCCGCAACCGGCCGTGCCCGTGCAGCAAACGCCTGCGTTGCCTGGGCGATACCTATCTCTGCTCCCTCTTCAGTGATATAGGAGTTCAGGCTCATATTCTGCGCCTTAAACGGTGCAACCGGAATACCGCGATCGCTCAGTATCCGGCAGATACCGGCAGTAATGGAACTTTTCCCCGCATGAGAAGAAGTCCCGAGGACCATCAGAGACATGAAGTACCCGTATTGTTGTGTGGTAAAATAAGAATTGGGATTTGTGGTATCGACAGATTCCACCGGAATTATAAAGAAATCATCCGGATGGAAACCGGACGGCGGACAATTCCCTCAAAACTTTTGGCAACAATAAACTTCATTCCTTTCTCCGCCGAGATATCCACAAACCGCTGGTTCACCGTCTCATCAATGATAATACCGGCCAGATCTCCTTTCAGTTTCGGCAGAATATCACGTATCTCGGACAGCGAGTAGTCCCCGTAGATTGTTCCCTCACCGGTCAGCACCCGTGCCCGGCCAGTCTGGCGCATCCAATCGGCGTGTTCACTGATCGTCCGCGGCTCAGCAACCAGAACCGGCTGCTGTGTTTCTGCTGCTGCGGCAGTCTGCAGTGTCCCGGCCTCGGTGCGTTCCACCAGACCGGTAATGGTTGCAACCGCCGCAAGCGGAACCTCCTCCCCCTCCTTCGCCTCGGGAACCTCCGGTTCCGGAACCGGAATCACTGTGGATTTTCGGGTCCTTGTAGCCTTTACTGGTGCGGGAACCGGTATCTGCACCGGTTCGGGTACCGGCTCCGGTACTACTGAACCTCCCTCCGGAACAACTGCGGGAGCCGGTACTGCCGGCTCATCCAAAGGGACCGGTACCGGGATTACTGCTTCCGTCTCTACCGTAACCGTCTCCGCAGCCGCATCAGCGTGATTCAGCTCCTGCACCAGTTCCGCAATCTCTCCATCACGCATAATCTGCGCACGCAGAACATCTGCCGGAATCTTGTTCCGCAGGCATTTCACGATCTCCTTGCGGGACATATCCTCCACGCTTCTTCCGCGGGGAGAAAACGCCACATAATCAATATCTGCAACCTGCAGCAGCTCGCGGAGAATCAGATCTCCTCCCCGATCGCCGTCCACAAACACCGTGGCATTCTTTTTGACGCTGAGGTCTGCAACAATCTGGGGAACCTTCGTTCCCTCCACAGCAACAGTATTTTTGATACCGCACTTCAGCAGATTCAGAACATCCGCCCGTCCCTCAACAATAATAATGGCATCCGAATCCAGAACATTCGGACCGGCCGGAAGCCGCTCCTCGCCGACGGACGAAACCTTTTCCACGCGGATTGACTCACGGACTTCTGCGAGGATCTCGTTTGTTGAGATTCCCACATCATCAAAGGATTCAAGCAGCAACTCCTTTGCCCGGTCCACAATCTGCCGCCGCTTGATCGCCCGCAGGTCTTCGATTCCCTGCACTTTGATCATCGATACGCAGGGACCGACCCGCTCGATGGTCTCCAGAGATGCCGCAAGAATAGCCGTCTCCGCACGATCCAGAGAGGATGCGATGTAGAGTTCCCCGGATGTCTTTCCGTGTTTGCTGGTTATCTGCACATCAATGCGGCCGACTCTGCCGCTTCGCTGCAGGTCGCGCAAATCCAGATCTTCGCCTAATAATCCTTCGGTTTGGCCGAAAATAGCCCCGACTACGTCGGGTTTTTCGACCACCCCCTCTGTCTCGATATGAATATGAATAAGATACTTTGTAGTGTCAGGTGAGTACATGTAAGAAAGCCTCCATGGTTGGAATGGGTAATGTAATAGGTAACCATAGATAGATACCATATGTACTCTTTACGTTTATAAACTAACCGACCACAAAGTTTTAGGTATGGAAAAGGGGTTATCTCTGTATCGACGGGGCAGTTTTCGTAGATCGGGAGATTACCTTCTTATCAGAGTTGCGAATAATTTCAAGGGTAACCTCAGCATTTTCGGTGATTATTTGGTTCTTCAGGTCTAGCCATGCCCATTCCCCTGCCATCCATTCATAACCTCTAACTCCGGTCCCGCCAAGTGTCTCTACCCCATAATGATGAGTGGGAATGAATTCACTCCCCTGAAGTGTATTAATAATGATGTGCCGTTTGATTCCATTCACGTAGATTACGGCAGAATGGTCTGAAAGAATGATGGGATCGTACTCTTTGACCACATAGGAAAATCTGCCGTTTTTTCTCTCCACCACTGGCTTCTCCTCCCTTCCTTTATGGACAAGATAGAGACGACCAGCCAAGGTAATCTCTTTCTGTTCATTTTCGTGATGTATCTCTTGTATTGCGATAATTTCCGGAACCGGCTCATACGTGTCCATGGAAAAATTGATCATACCCATGCACAGCAGAAGAAGGATTGCAGCAATGAGTACAGTAAGCAGGACAAGAAGCACGGTTGCAATTGAGGGGGAAACTGCGCAATCCCGTCGCATCATAATACATGAAACTACTTATTTCATATCACATATTGTTTACGGTGACCGGATTGGTTTGCACTGACGGCTACCGTGGAGAGAAGAAGCGTGTCCCCCGTCGTTAACCGAGTCCATGCATCGGTGGCTGCTGCCGTCCCTTATGGATCTTTGACCGGACGGGGGGTGCCTGTAGCATGCCGTGTTGTCCCGTGGATCATCCGCCGCGACCGCGTATTCGTCACCCGGGGGCCTAACACATGCCGTATATCAGCACACCTCACTATACGGTCTCAACTGCAATAAATCCCGCACACCGGAAAAAAGAGGGGTCAGTGAGAATGGCAGACCACTGACAGCCGTTGGATTATTCGTCGTGACAGTGACAGTGTCTGTGGTGGTGCTCTTCTCCGTTGTGGCATCCGCAGGAACCGTTTCCGTGGTGATGATGATGGTGCTCACCATTTCCGTGATGATGACCGCAGTCCTCCTCACCCCGCGTGCAGGAGCTTTCTCCGGTGACGAGTGTGCCTGCCGCATACGCCGCTGCCGCTGCATCCACATCTCCCGACACCCCGCGTACAACCGTTATTTGACTCTCCGCAAAGAGTGCCAGTGCCCGCTGCCCGATACCTCCGGCAAGGACCGTGGTAATTCCCGCCTCTGCAAGAAGAACCGGCAATTTTCCCGGTTCATGATCGGGGTTTTCCAGATCCTCCAGCCGGGCTGCGTTCCCGTTCTCTATCTGAAAGACCGCGTAACTCTCGCAGTGGCCGAAGTGCGGAGAAACCAGCCCGCCGTCCCGGGCAATGGCAATCTTTTCCGTGTTGGAAGTTTCTGTTAATGTCATATATTACTCATATGCGCGAAAATATATAATTATTTCTATATTATTCAGGATAGACCCTCCCCTTCCACAGCAAAAAAAGAAAAGAGCTCAGGATTTTCCGGATCCTGCCAGCCAGAGCGGCCTGCCTTTGGCAAACTCGCCCCGGTACCAGACTGCCGTACCGCCGACGATCGTCGTCTCCGGAAACAGCCCGTTCATACCCTCATACGGCGTCCATCCGCATTTACTGTGCAGACTCTCCGCAGAAATTTTCACCGGCATATCCGCATATACCGCAAGATCCGCACGGCTGCCGACTGCAACTGCCGGTGCCGTCAGCCCGAAGATCCGGTACGGCCTGGTCACCGTCTTTTCCAGAACCGCAGCAAGAGAAATTCTTCCCAAAAAGACCTCATTCATCAGAAGCGGCAGCATCGTCTCAACACCCGGAACCCCGGACGGTGCCGACGCAAAATCCT
The window above is part of the Methanocorpusculum vombati genome. Proteins encoded here:
- a CDS encoding U32 family peptidase, coding for MPSVPELLAPAGSPEALKAAVAAGADAVYLGGKAFGARRYAANFDRAELSQAVLYAHTNGVKVYVTVNTLATDDELPGIAEYLTFLSETGVDAVLVQDQGILSIAREVVPDLPLHASTQMTIHNTAGIRFAAEHGISRVVLARELPLEDVAAIGGVAKEYGIELEVFCHGAICYAYSGQCLLSSVIGGRSGNRGMCAQPCRKPYTLLADGDIVPTQGNYPLSPRDLCLYPYLKELCAAPVAALKIEGRMKTPEYVAIVTDAYRRALDTIAAGNDFEPEQETMEDLAFAFNRGFTKGYLMGDRGTTLINTKKPDNRGVYAGVVSGVDDRRGKVIVKIDGPIPDTGDGLVFRLAGRETGFALNKEPYLFPEGDAYKIPAPQEVLVGSELWITRRMKTERKAAAILSRQPQGKIPLDITVGVNENGHLAIIGHGAAVVSETPLQDAQTRPVTAEALEAQIRKTGGTPFVIRSISMNYDGTKFLPMGAINDLRRRFLAACSDAVTAPPVRTHRPFVSKGTAVPEQTEPVIQIYTDSIVAAKAAHSAGAGQVVYEGTEEIYDTPVIYKLPRILHEEELAKTLAKLPASAAGIMVDGAGIAEEIKGIPKYGGSGLNITNARSAIVYGKTCRQICLSPELSGKQIKSLIEHLAAYTRPPKTEVIVQGSLEVMITRNCIPATALGCRSCNQSWALKDATDRIFRVRTDPNCCSHILNAAEICLIEHIGALARSGVSVISIDARGRSPEYVRRMISLYTAALEGENPKELKNQIREIASGGVTAAHYLRGVETS
- a CDS encoding flavodoxin family protein — translated: MADVVLISGSPRANGNTEYLLNVCKEAIESAGLTAKVLTLRGTPIQSCIACGQCGKLGRCALNDGLNDMLPDIREADGFIVGAPVYFGTARGDVMNLLQRVGMVSRANGGWMSGKVGGPVVVARRGGQTATLQEMLMMYFICGMTVPGSTYWNIAFGQAPGTVAEDEEGIATMRTFAENVASLIQKIRG
- a CDS encoding type II secretion system protein E, whose translation is MALRLSFTLDPELSERIDLFAKKQDIDRNEAVLRLIESGLFLAEQKGEMPPAPKRDFKEFVRMQKNVDMLLRSMDEVKKEVRVMHHMLNLEESREAGEKSAAKPAGKWWSRLDFTK
- a CDS encoding cobyric acid synthase — encoded protein: MSLMVLGTSSHAGKSSITAGICRILSDRGIPVAPFKAQNMSLNSYITEEGAEIGIAQATQAFAARARPVAEMNPVLLKPKGNSVSQVVLLGKPWKDTKIGDYYQETEFLLNEAVAAYDRLKTEYTNIIVEGAGGAAEVNLYDRDIANIQLAKRLRIPIILVADIERGGVFAQVYGTIALLPDDVRPLVKGIVVNKFRGDAELFASGRRILEELTGVPVLGVVPWLKLGIPEEDSLSLGDKVPAVREVRVAVIRYPHIANFTDFSLLEEAASVEYVLPGTELDSYDAVILPGTKNTVRDLACLWSSGAAEQVRAYAKTNRPVIGVCGGYQMLGESIIDNAIEGDVVAEYAGLGLLPVTTRFDRYDKVTRQVRRESSGFGPVLSRVKDAAGYEIHSGLSTVSGRTAFADEGAVDAGGLIFGTYMHGLFANAGMVDALVGYLAEQKKVAYTPVSEAGDPYAVLARHLEGCLDVEQILALATGCVPAA
- the dnaG gene encoding DNA primase DnaG; translation: MYSPDTTKYLIHIHIETEGVVEKPDVVGAIFGQTEGLLGEDLDLRDLQRSGRVGRIDVQITSKHGKTSGELYIASSLDRAETAILAASLETIERVGPCVSMIKVQGIEDLRAIKRRQIVDRAKELLLESFDDVGISTNEILAEVRESIRVEKVSSVGEERLPAGPNVLDSDAIIIVEGRADVLNLLKCGIKNTVAVEGTKVPQIVADLSVKKNATVFVDGDRGGDLILRELLQVADIDYVAFSPRGRSVEDMSRKEIVKCLRNKIPADVLRAQIMRDGEIAELVQELNHADAAAETVTVETEAVIPVPVPLDEPAVPAPAVVPEGGSVVPEPVPEPVQIPVPAPVKATRTRKSTVIPVPEPEVPEAKEGEEVPLAAVATITGLVERTEAGTLQTAAAAETQQPVLVAEPRTISEHADWMRQTGRARVLTGEGTIYGDYSLSEIRDILPKLKGDLAGIIIDETVNQRFVDISAEKGMKFIVAKSFEGIVRRPVSIRMISL
- a CDS encoding NifB/NifX family molybdenum-iron cluster-binding protein yields the protein MTLTETSNTEKIAIARDGGLVSPHFGHCESYAVFQIENGNAARLEDLENPDHEPGKLPVLLAEAGITTVLAGGIGQRALALFAESQITVVRGVSGDVDAAAAAYAAGTLVTGESSCTRGEEDCGHHHGNGEHHHHHHGNGSCGCHNGEEHHHRHCHCHDE